The Saccharomonospora cyanea NA-134 genome includes a region encoding these proteins:
- a CDS encoding sigma-70 family RNA polymerase sigma factor has product MADATLTAARSSTARHASRRGRPANDEPDIVRYYLDEVGATPLLTANQEVDLAKRIEAGVYAAELLRRADADETTLDHDRRELEAIARDGQRAKDHMVKANLRLVVTAARKNRHTNLPLLDAIQEGNLGLIRAVEKFDYAKGYKFSTYAMWWIRQAIQRGNAFQSNTIRLPMHVNEQVAKLDRLERTLQAHSDHEPTLEELAAAADMPVERVVALRQAGRSTVSLDVPLDEDGELHLGDLVSDGTVPAVGERLERQAMVDQLRAALDSLPPAEAAVVTLRYGLRDGHQHTIPEISQRLGLSRKRVRTLESRAMDMLREPRRSESLLDWAS; this is encoded by the coding sequence TTGGCTGACGCGACCCTGACCGCCGCACGTTCCTCGACCGCTCGGCACGCTTCCCGGCGTGGCCGCCCCGCGAACGACGAACCGGACATCGTCCGCTACTACCTCGACGAGGTCGGCGCGACGCCCCTGCTGACCGCCAACCAGGAAGTGGACCTCGCGAAGCGGATCGAGGCCGGAGTGTACGCCGCCGAGCTGCTTCGCCGAGCCGACGCGGACGAGACCACGCTCGACCACGACCGCCGCGAACTCGAAGCGATCGCCCGGGACGGACAGCGTGCCAAGGACCACATGGTCAAGGCTAACCTCCGGCTCGTCGTGACGGCCGCACGCAAGAACCGGCACACCAACCTGCCGCTGCTGGACGCGATCCAGGAGGGCAATCTCGGCCTGATCCGGGCCGTGGAGAAGTTCGACTACGCCAAGGGCTACAAGTTCTCCACCTACGCCATGTGGTGGATCCGCCAGGCCATCCAGCGCGGCAACGCGTTCCAGAGCAACACCATCCGCCTGCCGATGCACGTCAACGAGCAGGTCGCGAAGCTCGACCGCCTGGAGCGCACGCTTCAGGCCCACAGCGATCACGAGCCCACTCTGGAGGAGCTGGCCGCCGCCGCGGACATGCCGGTGGAACGTGTGGTGGCCCTGCGCCAGGCGGGTCGCTCGACCGTCAGCCTCGACGTGCCCCTCGACGAGGACGGTGAGCTGCACCTCGGCGACCTGGTGTCGGACGGCACCGTGCCCGCGGTCGGCGAGCGCCTCGAACGGCAGGCCATGGTGGACCAGCTGCGTGCGGCGCTCGACAGTCTGCCTCCGGCGGAGGCGGCCGTGGTGACCCTGCGCTACGGCCTGCGGGACGGACACCAGCACACGATCCCGGAGATCTCGCAGCGGCTGGGCCTGAGCCGCAAGCGGGTGCGCACGCTGGAGTCACGCGCCATGGACATGCTGCGTGAACCCCGGCGCAGCGAGTCGCTGCTCGACTGGGCGAGCTGA
- a CDS encoding AraC family transcriptional regulator → MDALGSLLDGPRAHGAFLLRAVLDPPWSLRVEDRAAVTVLAATHGRAWLVPDGAEPVCLDAGDVAVVRGPNPYTVACDPGLEPTVVIQPGQRSTTTDGDEICTTWSQGVRTWGSGTTGRDTMLIGVYELRGEVSGRLLAALPPRLVLPREAGQAPLVSLLETEIDRDEPGQEVVLDRLLDLLLISVLRTWFARPGSEAPGWFRAQTDPVVGQTLRLMHDEPTLPWTVSALASRVGVSRAALARRFTELVGEPPMTYLTGWRLALAAEALRDPELTLDAVARRVGYGTAFALSTAFKRAYGVSPSQYRLTRLA, encoded by the coding sequence GTGGACGCGCTGGGCAGCCTGCTGGACGGGCCGAGAGCACACGGGGCGTTTCTTCTCAGGGCGGTGCTCGACCCGCCGTGGTCGCTGCGCGTGGAGGACCGCGCCGCCGTCACGGTGCTCGCGGCCACTCACGGGAGGGCGTGGCTCGTCCCCGACGGCGCCGAGCCGGTGTGTCTCGACGCGGGCGACGTCGCCGTCGTGCGCGGCCCCAACCCCTACACGGTGGCGTGTGATCCCGGCCTCGAACCCACGGTGGTGATCCAGCCCGGCCAGCGCAGCACCACCACGGACGGCGACGAGATCTGCACGACGTGGTCGCAGGGCGTGCGGACGTGGGGTTCCGGCACCACCGGGCGTGACACGATGCTGATCGGCGTCTACGAGCTGCGCGGGGAGGTCAGCGGCCGGCTGCTCGCTGCGCTGCCCCCACGGCTGGTGCTGCCCCGGGAAGCGGGCCAGGCACCGCTGGTGTCGCTGCTGGAGACGGAGATCGACCGGGACGAGCCCGGCCAGGAGGTCGTCCTGGACCGCCTGCTGGACCTGCTGCTGATCAGCGTCCTGCGCACGTGGTTCGCCCGCCCGGGCAGCGAGGCGCCCGGCTGGTTCCGCGCGCAGACCGACCCCGTGGTCGGCCAGACCCTGCGACTGATGCACGACGAACCCACACTGCCCTGGACGGTGTCGGCGCTCGCGTCCCGCGTCGGTGTGTCCCGGGCCGCCCTGGCCCGGCGGTTCACCGAACTGGTCGGGGAACCGCCGATGACCTACCTCACCGGATGGCGGCTCGCGCTCGCGGCGGAGGCATTGCGCGATCCCGAGCTCACGCTCGACGCGGTCGCTCGGCGGGTCGGCTACGGCACCGCGTTCGCGTTGAGCACCGCCTTCAAGCGTGCCTACGGCGTCAGCCCCAGCCAGTACCGGCTCACGCGCCTGGCGTGA
- a CDS encoding ChaB family protein, producing MPGRKELPSTLQRSPEKAQRTWIEAHDSAVETYGEGRRAHQTAFAALKHTFEKVGDHWEPKGRKGPSDKQASRGAGQRTAKTAGGVDANASKQHLYERARQLDIPGRSSMSKKDLVNALQKASGRQTAKARKSS from the coding sequence GTGCCGGGACGCAAGGAGCTTCCGAGCACACTGCAACGCTCCCCGGAGAAGGCCCAGCGGACGTGGATCGAGGCGCACGACTCCGCAGTCGAGACCTATGGCGAGGGCAGGCGGGCCCACCAGACGGCTTTCGCCGCGCTCAAGCACACCTTCGAGAAGGTGGGCGACCACTGGGAGCCCAAGGGACGCAAGGGACCGTCCGACAAGCAGGCCTCCCGAGGCGCCGGGCAGCGCACCGCGAAAACGGCCGGTGGTGTGGACGCGAACGCGAGCAAGCAACACCTCTACGAGCGCGCGCGGCAGCTCGACATCCCGGGCCGCTCGTCGATGAGCAAGAAGGATCTCGTGAACGCGCTGCAGAAGGCCAGCGGACGCCAGACCGCCAAGGCCCGTAAGAGCTCCTGA
- a CDS encoding aminotransferase-like domain-containing protein yields the protein MSGEVDRFQHGAALAMLLGDWSAGDGPLYRKLADAVARAVDDGSLVAGERLPAERELSRVLAVSRATVVAAYEDLRGRGVVDRRQGSGTRVNGRRRIPRSDGRVRGGQGTAIVQRLIDGPGRLISLGCAADAGVPEVAEALRAVADHDITELLRDAGYHPRGLPALREAVAHHYTTQGLPTSPEQVLVTTGAHQALVLLAEVYLRGASAVAVEVPSWAPCLDIFRQHGVRLVPVGLDDEGVDVHALAEALTGTTPALLYVMPTFHNPTGRLMSAARRRQVAELAARHGVAVVEDHAYAGHSLTVDETALPAPLAAYAPESGEVLTVESLKGIWAGLRVGWVRGPAGIIERCARRKAMADLGSPLIEQAVAARLVPRLAELSRARCVVQRRQLAELEHLLRQRLPEWTWTTPDGGSSLWVRLPGGHSADVYAQLALRHGVEVVPGSTMDPTGQHDGYFRIPFVRPLEELAELVSRLASAWTELVRHGPHEDLPLRPVV from the coding sequence ATGTCGGGGGAAGTGGACCGTTTTCAGCACGGCGCGGCGCTGGCCATGCTGCTGGGGGACTGGAGCGCGGGCGACGGTCCGCTCTACCGCAAGCTGGCGGACGCCGTGGCCAGGGCCGTGGACGACGGGTCGCTGGTGGCCGGTGAGCGGCTGCCCGCGGAACGCGAACTGTCCCGGGTACTGGCCGTGAGCCGGGCCACCGTGGTCGCCGCCTACGAGGACCTGCGCGGACGCGGGGTGGTGGACCGCAGGCAGGGCAGCGGCACGAGGGTCAACGGCCGACGGCGGATCCCCCGCAGTGACGGGCGGGTGCGGGGCGGCCAGGGCACCGCGATCGTGCAGCGGCTCATCGACGGCCCCGGACGGCTCATCTCCCTCGGGTGCGCGGCCGACGCGGGCGTGCCCGAGGTGGCGGAGGCGCTGCGCGCCGTGGCGGACCACGACATCACGGAGCTGCTGCGCGACGCCGGCTACCACCCGCGTGGCCTCCCCGCACTGCGTGAGGCGGTGGCACACCACTACACGACCCAGGGGCTGCCCACCTCCCCCGAGCAGGTGCTCGTGACGACCGGAGCACACCAGGCGCTGGTGCTGCTGGCCGAGGTGTACCTACGCGGTGCCTCGGCGGTCGCGGTGGAGGTGCCGAGCTGGGCGCCGTGCCTGGACATCTTCCGCCAGCACGGCGTGCGGCTGGTGCCGGTGGGGCTCGACGACGAGGGCGTCGACGTCCACGCGCTCGCCGAGGCGTTGACCGGGACGACACCCGCTCTGCTCTACGTGATGCCGACCTTCCACAACCCCACGGGCCGTCTCATGTCGGCCGCGCGCAGGCGGCAGGTCGCCGAGCTGGCGGCGCGGCACGGAGTGGCTGTGGTCGAGGACCACGCCTACGCCGGACACAGTCTGACCGTCGACGAGACGGCCCTGCCCGCACCGCTCGCCGCGTACGCCCCCGAGTCGGGCGAGGTGCTCACCGTCGAGTCGCTGAAGGGAATCTGGGCCGGTCTGCGTGTCGGCTGGGTGCGGGGTCCGGCCGGGATCATCGAACGGTGTGCCCGGCGTAAGGCCATGGCCGACCTCGGAAGCCCGTTGATCGAGCAGGCGGTGGCGGCGCGGCTGGTGCCGCGACTGGCCGAGCTGTCCAGGGCCCGCTGCGTCGTGCAGCGCAGGCAGTTGGCCGAACTCGAACACCTGCTGCGGCAGCGGCTGCCCGAGTGGACCTGGACGACACCGGACGGCGGCTCGTCGCTGTGGGTGCGGCTACCCGGCGGGCACAGCGCCGACGTGTACGCCCAGCTCGCGCTGCGACACGGCGTGGAGGTGGTTCCGGGGTCGACGATGGACCCGACGGGTCAGCACGACGGCTACTTCCGGATCCCGTTCGTGCGCCCGCTGGAGGAACTGGCCGAACTGGTCTCCCGGCTGGCGTCCGCCTGGACGGAGCTGGTGCGGCACGGTCCGCACGAGGACCTGCCGCTGCGGCCCGTGGTGTGA
- a CDS encoding NAD(P)H-binding protein, with translation MTADTVNTANEKNSTTVLVLGGTGKTGRRVVSRLRRRGNVEVRVGSRSGRPRFDWTEESTWDEVLDGVDAVYVVYAPDLGAPGADEVMGSFARRAVALGVRRLVLLSGRGEEGAARAERAVRTSGAEWTVVRCAWFVQAFSEDFLRDAVVDGTIALPAGEVPEPFVDADDIADVAVAALLDDGHAGRVYELTGPRALTFAEAAAELSEVTGREVRYAPVPEAEYGAMLVEHGLPEVEATFLAELFSTVLDGRNAHLTDGVREALGRPPRDFGEAVRDAAAQGAWDLATVTPGA, from the coding sequence ATGACGGCGGACACAGTGAACACAGCGAACGAGAAGAACTCCACGACGGTGTTGGTGCTCGGTGGCACCGGCAAGACCGGGCGCAGGGTGGTGAGCAGGCTCCGGCGGCGCGGGAACGTGGAGGTGCGCGTGGGCTCCCGCTCGGGGCGACCGCGTTTCGACTGGACCGAAGAGTCCACATGGGACGAAGTGCTCGACGGGGTGGACGCCGTCTACGTGGTCTACGCACCGGACCTCGGTGCTCCGGGAGCGGACGAGGTCATGGGCTCGTTCGCCCGGCGTGCCGTGGCCCTCGGGGTGCGCAGGCTCGTGCTGCTCTCGGGCCGGGGCGAGGAGGGAGCCGCCCGCGCCGAGCGCGCGGTACGCACCTCGGGTGCGGAGTGGACGGTCGTGCGGTGCGCCTGGTTCGTCCAGGCGTTCAGCGAGGACTTCCTGCGGGACGCGGTGGTGGACGGCACCATCGCCCTTCCCGCGGGCGAGGTGCCGGAGCCGTTCGTGGACGCGGACGACATCGCCGACGTGGCCGTGGCGGCGCTGCTCGACGACGGCCACGCGGGGCGTGTCTACGAGCTGACGGGCCCACGCGCGCTGACGTTCGCCGAGGCGGCGGCGGAGTTGTCCGAAGTGACCGGACGCGAGGTGCGTTACGCGCCCGTGCCCGAGGCGGAATACGGCGCGATGCTCGTCGAGCACGGCCTGCCGGAGGTCGAGGCGACGTTTTTGGCCGAGTTGTTCTCGACGGTGCTGGACGGCCGCAACGCCCACCTCACCGACGGGGTGCGCGAGGCGCTCGGCCGCCCGCCCCGCGACTTCGGCGAGGCGGTGCGCGACGCCGCCGCCCAGGGTGCGTGGGACCTCGCGACCGTCACGCCAGGCGCGTGA
- a CDS encoding NAD(P)H-dependent oxidoreductase — MNVLWIVAHPDRRSLTHALACEGVSHLRALGHEVRVRDLYAMKWNPVVDAADFAHDPAERLLVGAAAEDAYRRGRLCEDIRAEQELVRASDVLVVQFPLWWFGMPAILKGWFDRVFVNGFAFGVRDPVTGATLRYGDGGLRGRRAMVVTTVGAREASFGPRGIHGELEQVLFPVQHGIAHYTGMDPLPPMAVYGADRATEGDYQAAVARLRQRLSTLEETDPVSFRTQDGGDYDADLVLRPHVAPGVTGIAAHYA, encoded by the coding sequence ATGAACGTGCTCTGGATCGTCGCCCACCCGGACCGCCGGTCGCTGACACACGCGCTCGCCTGCGAGGGAGTCAGCCACCTTCGCGCTCTCGGTCACGAGGTGCGGGTCCGCGACCTCTATGCCATGAAGTGGAACCCGGTGGTGGACGCAGCCGACTTCGCCCACGACCCCGCCGAACGGTTGCTGGTCGGCGCCGCGGCCGAGGACGCCTACCGCCGGGGGAGGCTGTGCGAGGACATCCGCGCCGAGCAGGAGCTCGTGCGTGCCTCTGACGTGCTGGTCGTGCAGTTTCCGCTGTGGTGGTTCGGTATGCCCGCCATCCTGAAGGGCTGGTTCGACCGGGTGTTCGTCAACGGCTTCGCCTTCGGTGTGCGCGACCCCGTCACCGGTGCCACGCTGCGCTACGGCGACGGAGGACTGCGGGGCAGGCGCGCCATGGTGGTGACCACCGTCGGGGCGCGGGAGGCGTCGTTCGGGCCGAGGGGTATCCACGGCGAACTGGAGCAGGTGCTGTTCCCCGTCCAGCACGGCATCGCCCACTACACCGGAATGGACCCCTTGCCCCCGATGGCCGTGTACGGCGCGGACCGGGCCACCGAGGGCGACTACCAGGCCGCGGTGGCCCGCCTGCGGCAGCGGCTGTCGACGTTGGAGGAGACGGACCCCGTGTCGTTCCGCACCCAGGACGGCGGCGACTACGACGCGGACCTCGTCCTGCGCCCCCACGTCGCACCGGGCGTCACCGGCATCGCCGCCCACTACGCCTGA
- a CDS encoding helix-turn-helix domain-containing protein, which produces MAERELPSKGNVTNQAGPAAPNDPETVTQVEVHHLTPNSSLRQRDLPLDTMRVWTMSFGPVVLRRTRRLIEQSNPETYNVVVLRRGLLRRVDNATEVTYGPGDLHVNDSSLPFRLDAHGASTISCVGVEAPKALLPLPRDRARSLIGRRVSAREGLGGLLTTVLDRVIADHVSYRNTDAPRVAVVLRDLLAGLFTQVLEDEKQYVPAEVHRRNLLLRMRTFIDQHLSDPELGPRLVADAHHVSTSHVHRLFGADGTTVAGWIRARRLERARRDLSDPAMNSVPVHHIAARWGFSHHAAFTRAFRAAYGVAPRDLRREALPRSTRTERQTIGESASTTSTTFPASMVPRR; this is translated from the coding sequence ATGGCCGAACGAGAACTACCGTCGAAGGGCAACGTCACGAACCAGGCCGGTCCGGCCGCACCGAATGACCCGGAAACGGTGACGCAGGTCGAAGTACACCACCTCACGCCGAACTCCTCCCTGCGACAGCGGGATCTGCCCCTCGACACGATGCGGGTGTGGACGATGTCGTTCGGCCCCGTGGTGTTACGCCGCACACGCAGGTTGATCGAGCAGTCCAATCCGGAGACCTACAACGTCGTGGTGCTGCGCAGGGGGTTGCTGCGCCGCGTGGACAACGCCACCGAGGTGACGTACGGGCCGGGTGACCTGCACGTCAACGACTCGTCGCTGCCCTTCCGGCTCGACGCCCACGGCGCGAGCACGATCTCCTGTGTCGGTGTGGAGGCGCCGAAGGCGCTGCTGCCGTTGCCGCGTGACCGCGCACGATCGCTGATCGGGCGAAGGGTGTCCGCGAGGGAGGGGCTGGGAGGTCTGCTGACGACCGTGCTCGATCGCGTCATCGCCGACCACGTCTCCTACCGGAACACCGACGCCCCACGGGTGGCAGTGGTACTCCGGGACCTGCTCGCGGGCTTGTTCACACAGGTGCTGGAGGACGAGAAGCAGTACGTGCCCGCGGAGGTCCACCGCCGGAACCTGCTACTGCGGATGCGGACGTTCATAGACCAGCACCTGTCCGATCCGGAACTCGGTCCGCGACTCGTCGCGGACGCCCACCACGTCTCGACGAGCCACGTCCACAGGCTGTTCGGCGCCGACGGGACCACGGTGGCGGGGTGGATTCGCGCACGCAGGCTGGAGCGGGCCCGCAGAGACCTCTCCGACCCGGCGATGAACTCCGTTCCCGTCCACCACATCGCGGCGCGCTGGGGTTTCTCGCACCACGCGGCCTTCACCCGCGCCTTCCGCGCCGCCTACGGGGTCGCACCCCGTGATCTTCGACGCGAGGCACTGCCCCGGTCGACGCGGACGGAGCGTCAAACGATCGGAGAGTCTGCGTCAACGACATCGACCACGTTCCCCGCCAGCATGGTTCCTCGACGATGA
- a CDS encoding tyrosine-protein phosphatase, which produces MLWLDLEGAVNVRDVGGIPTDDGEKITRGRLLRSDNLQNLSPADVTYLVDHVRLSTVVDLRSPAEVAAEGPAPLTRLGHITHVNHSLLPEHGFDATAEALLVRRKREEERFPGDPSCAHYLGYVEERPDSIVAALRAVNRSPGAALVHCAAGKDRTGVVVAFALTVAGARREDVIRDYAATGERLHLILDRLRSSPTYASSVDSVPEDHHRPRAETMEAFLEQVDKRHGGVLGVLGSNGFTDDELDALRRRLRT; this is translated from the coding sequence GTGCTGTGGCTCGATCTCGAAGGTGCCGTGAACGTCAGGGACGTCGGTGGGATTCCCACCGACGACGGGGAGAAGATCACGCGGGGCAGGCTGCTTCGCTCCGACAACCTCCAGAACCTCTCGCCCGCTGACGTGACGTATCTGGTGGACCACGTGCGGTTGAGCACCGTGGTGGACCTGCGCTCCCCCGCCGAGGTCGCCGCGGAGGGGCCCGCGCCGCTGACCCGTCTCGGCCACATCACACACGTCAACCACTCGCTGCTGCCCGAGCACGGCTTCGACGCCACGGCGGAGGCACTGCTCGTGCGCCGCAAGCGGGAGGAGGAGCGCTTTCCCGGCGACCCGTCGTGCGCGCACTACCTCGGTTACGTGGAGGAGCGGCCCGACAGCATCGTGGCGGCGCTGCGGGCCGTCAACCGCTCGCCCGGCGCGGCCCTGGTGCACTGCGCGGCGGGCAAGGACCGCACCGGCGTGGTGGTGGCGTTCGCGCTCACCGTGGCCGGGGCGCGCCGCGAGGACGTCATCCGTGACTACGCGGCCACGGGAGAGCGTCTGCACCTCATTCTCGACCGGCTGCGCAGTTCCCCCACCTACGCGAGCAGCGTCGACAGCGTGCCCGAGGACCACCACCGCCCGCGTGCCGAGACGATGGAGGCGTTCCTGGAGCAGGTCGACAAGCGGCACGGCGGTGTGCTCGGCGTGCTCGGCAGCAACGGCTTCACCGACGACGAACTCGACGCCCTGCGCCGGAGACTCAGGAC
- a CDS encoding ATP-dependent DNA ligase, with protein MDLPVMPPVRPMLAKLVRELPRSPGLRYEPKWDGFRCIVFRDGADIELGSRNDRPLTRYFSELLAPLADALPERCVVDGEIVVVTAEGLDFDALQNRLHPAASRVRKLAAETPASFVAFDVLALDDRDLTEEPFVRRRELLESVLDTARARVHLTPLTDDPDVARDWFTRFEGAGFDGVMAKDPDLPYEQDRRTMWKVKHERTADCVVAGFRWHKDGRGVGSLLLGLHAGGVLHHVGVASGFSVERRGELAAELRPLRAGALAAHPWRNWAEAARDPGAAAGRMPGGPSRWSAGKDLTWEPLRPELVAEVRYDHVQAGRFRHSARLVRFRPDRTPESCTYAQLEEAAPAELTAFFDEVGSR; from the coding sequence GTGGACCTGCCTGTCATGCCGCCGGTCCGGCCGATGCTGGCCAAGCTGGTGCGGGAGCTTCCCCGCTCGCCGGGGCTGCGCTACGAGCCGAAGTGGGACGGCTTCCGCTGCATCGTGTTCCGGGACGGTGCCGACATCGAACTCGGATCGCGCAACGACCGTCCGCTCACGCGCTACTTCTCCGAGCTGCTCGCTCCGCTGGCCGACGCGCTGCCGGAGCGTTGCGTGGTGGACGGGGAGATCGTCGTGGTCACCGCCGAGGGCCTCGACTTCGACGCGCTCCAGAACCGGTTGCATCCCGCCGCGTCGCGGGTCCGCAAGCTCGCGGCCGAGACGCCCGCGAGTTTCGTCGCGTTCGACGTACTGGCGCTCGACGACCGTGACCTGACCGAGGAACCGTTCGTCCGGCGGCGCGAGTTGCTGGAGAGCGTGCTCGACACGGCTCGGGCACGGGTGCATCTCACGCCGCTCACCGACGACCCTGACGTGGCGCGGGACTGGTTCACGCGGTTCGAGGGCGCCGGTTTCGACGGTGTGATGGCCAAGGACCCGGACCTGCCCTACGAGCAGGACCGGCGCACGATGTGGAAGGTCAAGCACGAGCGCACGGCCGACTGCGTGGTCGCGGGGTTCCGGTGGCACAAGGACGGCAGGGGTGTCGGTTCCCTGCTGCTGGGTCTCCACGCCGGCGGGGTACTGCACCACGTCGGCGTGGCCAGTGGTTTCTCCGTCGAGCGGCGCGGCGAGCTCGCAGCCGAGCTCCGGCCGCTGCGTGCCGGCGCGCTCGCCGCGCACCCGTGGCGGAACTGGGCGGAAGCGGCCCGTGACCCCGGCGCCGCGGCCGGGCGGATGCCGGGCGGGCCGAGCCGGTGGAGCGCGGGCAAGGACCTGACGTGGGAACCGCTGCGACCCGAACTCGTCGCGGAGGTGCGGTACGACCACGTGCAGGCCGGCCGGTTCCGCCACAGCGCCAGGCTGGTGCGGTTCCGCCCGGACCGTACGCCGGAGTCGTGCACGTACGCGCAGCTCGAAGAGGCCGCTCCCGCCGAACTGACCGCGTTCTTCGACGAGGTGGGGTCCCGATGA
- the ligD gene encoding non-homologous end-joining DNA ligase, producing the protein MSGSRDPGVVLDVDGTEVTVSNPGKVYFPERGETKLDLVRYYQAVAGPLLATLGGRPLLMERHPSGAGGKSWFQKRVPSSTPPWLQTTVVATPNGTTSDALVAADLAHVLWAVNLGCLGFHVWPYLADSPEAADELRVDLDPAPGVAFSQVRETAWATRALLDELGIEGFVKTTGSRGLHVYVRLEPRWDSYQVRAGAVALARELHRRHPDLVTDAWWKEERGPRVFVDFNQNAPHKTVFGAWCVRPRVGGQVSTPLAWGELADVVPDDLTLTTVPALLAERGDPWRDMGARPQSLEPLLEMSRRDLESGLPDAPWPPVYPKQPGEPPRVAPSRAKRPSRS; encoded by the coding sequence ATGAGCGGGAGCAGGGACCCGGGTGTCGTGCTCGACGTGGACGGCACCGAGGTGACGGTCTCCAACCCCGGCAAGGTCTACTTCCCCGAGCGTGGTGAGACGAAGCTCGACCTCGTCCGTTACTACCAGGCCGTCGCGGGCCCGTTGCTGGCCACGCTGGGCGGGCGCCCGCTGCTGATGGAGCGTCACCCCTCCGGTGCGGGAGGCAAGTCCTGGTTCCAGAAGCGGGTGCCGTCGTCGACACCGCCGTGGCTGCAAACCACGGTCGTGGCCACCCCGAACGGCACGACGAGCGACGCCCTCGTGGCGGCCGACCTCGCGCACGTCCTGTGGGCGGTGAACCTGGGGTGCCTCGGCTTCCACGTCTGGCCCTACCTCGCGGACTCCCCGGAGGCCGCCGACGAGCTGCGCGTCGACCTCGATCCGGCTCCGGGCGTGGCGTTCTCCCAGGTGAGGGAGACCGCATGGGCCACGAGGGCACTGCTGGACGAACTCGGCATCGAGGGCTTCGTCAAGACCACCGGGTCACGGGGCCTGCACGTCTACGTACGACTGGAGCCGCGCTGGGACAGCTACCAGGTCCGCGCGGGCGCGGTCGCCCTCGCCAGGGAGCTGCACCGCAGGCACCCCGACCTCGTCACCGACGCATGGTGGAAGGAGGAGCGGGGCCCGCGGGTTTTCGTGGACTTCAACCAGAACGCGCCCCACAAGACGGTGTTCGGCGCGTGGTGCGTGCGCCCCAGAGTCGGCGGCCAGGTGTCCACCCCCCTCGCCTGGGGCGAGTTGGCCGACGTCGTGCCGGACGACCTCACGCTCACCACCGTCCCGGCGTTGTTGGCCGAGCGCGGGGACCCGTGGCGGGACATGGGCGCGCGGCCGCAGTCGCTGGAACCGCTGCTGGAGATGTCCCGCCGCGACCTGGAGTCCGGTCTGCCCGATGCTCCGTGGCCGCCGGTGTACCCCAAGCAGCCGGGTGAGCCGCCGCGCGTCGCCCCCAGCCGCGCCAAGCGCCCCTCGCGCTCCTGA
- a CDS encoding GlxA family transcriptional regulator, producing MASRHRVAVLVRHGVLPLELGLVHQLFGVARSTGGAPLYSVETCALEPGPVRTDADFVVHVESGPDLLALADTVVIPASHELDETDRVLPPALADALRRVRPGTRLASICTGAFVLAAAGLLDGLRATTHWKSAERFRRSFPAVDLDPDVLYTDNGDVLTSAGEAAGIDLCLHLIRRDHGAAVAGEVARSTVVPPHREGGQAQYLQVPVPPSGAHDSTAPAREWALRNLDRPMRLADLAARAAMSTRSFTRRFRQEVGLSPRQWLIRQRVERARQLLERTDLPVDRVAEAVGFTTAVSLRQHFTGTLGVSPSAYRRTFRGSGHSPAG from the coding sequence ATGGCAAGTCGACACCGTGTGGCCGTGCTGGTGCGCCACGGCGTGCTCCCGCTGGAACTGGGTCTCGTGCACCAACTGTTCGGGGTGGCCCGTTCGACAGGCGGCGCACCGCTGTACTCGGTGGAGACCTGCGCGCTCGAACCGGGGCCGGTCCGCACCGACGCGGACTTCGTCGTCCACGTCGAGAGCGGCCCCGACCTGCTCGCCCTGGCGGACACCGTCGTGATCCCCGCGAGCCACGAACTCGACGAGACCGACCGGGTGCTGCCCCCCGCGCTGGCCGACGCGTTGCGCCGGGTACGACCCGGCACGCGCCTGGCCTCGATCTGCACGGGAGCCTTCGTGCTCGCCGCGGCGGGCCTGCTCGACGGTCTCCGCGCCACCACACACTGGAAGTCGGCCGAGAGGTTCCGCAGGTCCTTTCCCGCCGTGGACCTCGATCCGGACGTGCTCTACACCGACAACGGCGACGTGCTGACCTCCGCGGGAGAGGCGGCGGGAATCGACCTGTGCCTCCACCTCATCCGCCGCGACCACGGTGCCGCGGTGGCGGGCGAGGTGGCCCGCAGCACGGTCGTGCCGCCGCACCGGGAGGGCGGGCAGGCCCAGTACCTGCAGGTCCCGGTGCCGCCGTCCGGAGCTCACGACTCCACGGCCCCGGCGCGTGAGTGGGCCCTGCGCAACCTGGACCGTCCCATGAGGCTGGCCGACCTGGCCGCGCGGGCGGCCATGAGCACACGGTCGTTCACCCGCCGCTTCCGGCAGGAGGTCGGCCTGTCCCCACGGCAGTGGCTGATCCGGCAGCGCGTCGAGCGCGCTCGCCAACTGCTGGAACGCACCGACCTGCCCGTCGACCGGGTGGCCGAGGCTGTGGGTTTCACCACGGCGGTGTCATTGCGGCAGCACTTCACGGGCACACTCGGTGTGTCCCCCAGCGCCTATCGACGTACCTTCCGTGGCAGCGGTCACAGCCCAGCCGGCTGA